Proteins co-encoded in one Kribbella qitaiheensis genomic window:
- a CDS encoding condensation domain-containing protein: MSADLTTDAIADALAARLAKAKARKPKRVGIPKAASVVLSSAQRRLWFLHQLAPDSAAYTLPVAWRLRGTLDSTRLRSALIAVVETADALRTFYPAVDGMPSAELAEAAALDWREYDDLRGFEDKLRRPFELGRAAPFRASLFRVGADEHVLLLCVHHIAADGWSMGLIADRLSTAYGGGALVAGTQYADVAYWQEQRSADADLAYWREQLASSPRPVQLPTDRPRPAHPSDAGAEHSFQLGEGATAGLRALAAGEQVSTFMCLVGVFQVLCGRQAGVDDVTVAAPVSGRDAVPELRTVVGCLIETVLLRARTTPAQTGRELLREVRNTVLEASEHAAAPFEEVAALLPYPAEGRPPYSVLFSATHVPRVELELSGLRVEPVSISAPATKVDLTMEVADLGGRTISATITYSTELFDPETIERFAGQYLLLLQGLATDPAAPVARLPLLTPAQQTELLAPPAATVAPPTILDGFASTVRRAPDRVAVMSGAASLTYAELDTLSNALAARLRAAGAGPEALVGLSAARTSRYAVGLLGILKSGAAYVPIEPTHPPARQAALLTTAGATLAVDLDALPGIQTIDAIGNQSTPTTELEAGAGAAPEAGAGITPEARVTTGAEAGAGIAPRAAVGFAPEAAVGFAPGRLAYVIFTSGSTGRPKGVAVELGGLAAYVDAFAERLRPEDGASYAVLSTLAADLGHSMVFTALSRGGTLQLIDAELAADPVALGEHFKRNPADYLKIVPSHLAALIGSGECLPRKALVLGGAASPWSLVDTVRRQAPGLRILNHYGPTETTVGVLAHEIPFEGSRSATVPLGTPLAHAAVHILDPHGQPQPVGVWGELAVRGPAVARGYLGDGNAQVVARGYLGDGTAQVVASGYLGDGSAQVVASGYVGDGTAQVSESSGEPVAGARALRSSRDPRLNTPALQTSFDGYYATGDRARWLADGTVEFGGRLDRQTKIRGHRVEPGEIEAVLSTHPAVDAAAVLVADGNLHAYVGSDTEDDLRSWLAERLPDHLVPTTITVLPELPLNANGKVDHAALSPSGPSSDQAGGQRSGSRQLPLTGQTQHRIATVFAELLDIPQPSADADFFELGGHSLLAIRAAARLRRDCGVAIVVRDLFDHRTIVALANHIDGLRRSDGPELVHHEHQSTELSHGQQRYWFLDQVDPGNPVNNLPSAFRLTGALNVDALRAALAAVVERHETLRTAYPSIDGEPQIVVLNAPEIPLHVSDLRGATEEVIRERIDDEFQHGFDLAAGPPLRAALLRTGEVEHLLLLTVHHIASDGWSNAVLLGDLSTAYRGEQLNDVPVTYSDYTQWETEKTYEATKEFWRTELADAPSSLDLPLDHPRPALPSHRGGAVWLDLEAQLTNQLTELSRANDVTLFMTLLAAYQIVLARYSGVEDVVVGTAVAGRDHPDLDRVVGMFVNSLPLRGKPRRELPFLDYLHQVRRTVLDGFEHSAMPFDRLLTTLDVPRDPSRTPVFTSMFVLQNTPPGRPRPARHHGGSRRCRDRGRPDRPLALPHRRGRRSPWRAGVQRRHPRSVHRATPDRLPPHPAHRHRGCTIHEAR; this comes from the coding sequence ATGAGTGCCGATCTGACCACCGACGCGATCGCCGATGCGCTGGCGGCGAGGCTGGCGAAGGCGAAGGCCAGGAAGCCGAAGCGGGTCGGGATTCCGAAGGCGGCATCCGTCGTACTGTCGTCAGCTCAGCGCAGGCTGTGGTTCCTTCATCAGCTTGCGCCCGACAGCGCCGCCTACACGTTGCCGGTCGCCTGGCGACTGCGCGGAACGCTGGACAGCACGCGTTTGCGGAGTGCGTTGATTGCGGTCGTTGAGACGGCCGATGCGCTCCGCACCTTCTACCCGGCAGTGGACGGCATGCCTTCCGCGGAACTGGCTGAAGCTGCTGCGCTCGACTGGCGTGAGTACGACGATCTGCGAGGGTTTGAGGACAAGCTACGGCGGCCGTTCGAGCTTGGGCGTGCGGCGCCGTTCCGGGCTTCGCTGTTCCGGGTCGGGGCGGATGAGCATGTGTTGCTGCTCTGTGTGCACCACATTGCCGCCGATGGCTGGTCGATGGGGCTGATTGCCGATCGGCTCAGTACCGCGTACGGCGGTGGGGCTTTGGTTGCCGGCACGCAATACGCCGATGTTGCGTACTGGCAGGAGCAGCGGTCGGCCGATGCCGATCTGGCCTACTGGCGTGAGCAGCTTGCCTCCTCGCCTCGGCCGGTTCAGCTGCCGACTGATCGGCCGCGGCCGGCGCATCCGAGTGATGCCGGCGCCGAGCACTCGTTCCAGCTGGGCGAGGGTGCGACGGCTGGGCTTCGGGCTCTTGCCGCCGGGGAGCAGGTCAGCACGTTCATGTGCCTGGTCGGGGTCTTCCAGGTCTTGTGCGGTCGGCAGGCTGGTGTTGACGACGTGACCGTGGCCGCGCCGGTCAGCGGGCGAGACGCCGTACCGGAACTCCGTACGGTTGTTGGTTGTCTGATCGAGACCGTGTTGCTCCGGGCAAGAACCACGCCGGCGCAGACCGGGCGGGAGCTTCTTCGGGAGGTCCGGAACACAGTGCTCGAGGCGAGCGAACACGCTGCGGCGCCGTTCGAAGAGGTAGCCGCGCTGTTGCCGTATCCGGCGGAGGGTCGACCGCCGTACTCCGTGCTGTTCAGCGCGACCCACGTGCCCCGGGTGGAACTCGAGCTGTCAGGACTTCGGGTCGAGCCGGTCTCGATCAGCGCGCCGGCCACGAAGGTCGACCTCACGATGGAGGTCGCCGATCTCGGCGGCCGCACGATCTCGGCCACGATCACCTACAGCACCGAGCTCTTCGACCCGGAGACCATCGAGCGCTTCGCCGGGCAATATCTTCTGTTACTCCAAGGACTCGCCACCGACCCAGCTGCACCCGTCGCGCGATTGCCGCTCCTGACACCAGCCCAGCAGACCGAGCTACTCGCACCCCCAGCCGCGACCGTTGCTCCACCCACGATCCTCGACGGCTTCGCAAGCACCGTACGCCGAGCGCCGGACCGAGTCGCCGTGATGAGCGGCGCCGCGAGCCTCACGTACGCCGAACTGGACACCCTCAGCAACGCGCTCGCCGCACGTCTCCGCGCGGCAGGTGCCGGGCCAGAAGCGCTCGTCGGCCTCTCGGCGGCACGCACCAGCCGGTACGCCGTCGGCTTGCTCGGCATCCTGAAGTCCGGTGCCGCCTACGTCCCCATCGAGCCAACCCACCCACCAGCTCGCCAGGCAGCCCTCCTTACCACCGCAGGCGCAACCCTCGCTGTCGATCTCGACGCCCTCCCCGGCATCCAGACAATCGATGCCATAGGCAATCAGTCAACACCCACCACAGAGCTTGAGGCGGGCGCGGGAGCTGCGCCGGAGGCGGGCGCGGGGATCACGCCGGAGGCGCGGGTGACGACGGGGGCGGAGGCGGGCGCGGGGATTGCGCCGAGGGCGGCGGTGGGGTTTGCGCCGGAGGCGGCGGTGGGGTTTGCGCCGGGGAGGTTGGCCTATGTGATCTTCACGTCTGGGTCTACGGGGCGGCCGAAGGGGGTGGCTGTTGAGCTTGGAGGGCTGGCGGCGTATGTGGATGCGTTTGCGGAGAGGCTGCGGCCGGAGGACGGGGCCAGCTACGCCGTGTTGTCCACGCTGGCTGCTGATCTTGGGCATTCGATGGTGTTTACCGCGTTGTCGCGGGGCGGCACTTTGCAACTGATCGACGCGGAGCTTGCTGCTGATCCGGTCGCGTTGGGTGAGCACTTCAAGCGGAACCCTGCTGACTATCTCAAGATCGTGCCGTCGCATCTGGCGGCTTTGATCGGGTCTGGTGAGTGTCTGCCGCGCAAGGCGCTTGTCCTGGGTGGCGCGGCGTCGCCGTGGTCGCTGGTCGACACCGTTCGACGGCAGGCACCTGGGCTGCGGATCCTCAATCACTACGGCCCGACCGAGACCACGGTCGGGGTGCTGGCGCATGAGATCCCGTTCGAGGGCAGCAGGTCGGCGACGGTCCCGCTGGGTACGCCGCTGGCGCATGCCGCCGTCCACATCCTCGATCCGCACGGGCAGCCACAGCCCGTCGGCGTCTGGGGAGAGCTGGCTGTCCGCGGCCCGGCGGTCGCGCGTGGCTACCTCGGTGACGGCAATGCCCAGGTCGTCGCCCGCGGATACCTCGGGGACGGCACAGCCCAGGTCGTCGCCAGCGGATACCTCGGGGACGGCAGCGCCCAGGTCGTCGCCAGCGGCTACGTCGGTGACGGCACCGCGCAGGTCAGCGAGAGCAGCGGCGAACCGGTAGCGGGTGCTCGGGCGCTTCGATCGTCTCGCGACCCACGGCTCAATACCCCCGCCCTGCAGACCTCCTTTGATGGGTACTACGCGACTGGTGACCGGGCGAGGTGGCTGGCGGATGGGACCGTCGAGTTCGGCGGCCGACTGGACCGGCAGACCAAGATCCGCGGGCATCGTGTGGAGCCTGGTGAGATCGAAGCCGTCCTCAGCACTCACCCGGCGGTCGACGCGGCTGCGGTTCTGGTTGCTGATGGCAACTTGCACGCGTATGTCGGCAGTGACACTGAAGACGATCTGCGCAGCTGGTTGGCGGAACGGTTGCCGGATCACCTGGTTCCCACGACCATCACCGTGCTGCCCGAACTGCCACTGAATGCCAACGGCAAGGTCGATCACGCAGCTCTGAGTCCGTCAGGACCCTCCTCAGATCAAGCAGGTGGGCAGCGATCCGGGTCGCGGCAACTGCCGCTGACCGGGCAGACTCAGCACCGGATCGCCACCGTCTTCGCCGAGCTCCTGGACATCCCCCAGCCCTCAGCGGACGCGGACTTCTTCGAGCTCGGCGGGCACTCGCTCCTGGCGATCCGCGCCGCGGCAAGGCTGCGGCGGGATTGTGGCGTCGCGATCGTCGTCCGCGACCTCTTCGACCATCGCACGATCGTTGCCCTCGCCAACCACATCGACGGACTGCGCCGCAGCGACGGCCCGGAGCTGGTCCATCACGAACACCAGTCGACAGAGCTGTCCCACGGCCAGCAGCGGTACTGGTTCCTCGACCAGGTCGACCCCGGCAACCCGGTGAACAACCTGCCGAGCGCGTTCCGACTCACCGGCGCCCTCAACGTCGACGCCCTGCGAGCCGCGCTCGCCGCGGTGGTCGAGCGCCACGAGACCCTGCGTACGGCGTACCCGAGTATCGACGGCGAGCCACAGATCGTAGTACTGAACGCACCCGAGATCCCGCTGCATGTCAGCGATCTGCGAGGCGCGACAGAGGAAGTGATCCGCGAGCGGATCGACGACGAGTTCCAGCACGGGTTCGACCTGGCCGCCGGTCCCCCGCTGCGTGCAGCGCTGCTGAGGACCGGGGAGGTCGAGCATCTCCTCCTGCTGACCGTGCACCACATCGCCAGCGACGGCTGGTCCAACGCGGTCCTCCTTGGCGACCTGTCGACGGCGTACCGGGGCGAGCAGCTCAACGACGTGCCCGTGACGTACTCCGACTACACCCAGTGGGAGACGGAGAAGACCTACGAAGCCACCAAGGAGTTCTGGCGGACCGAGCTAGCCGACGCTCCCAGCTCACTCGATCTCCCCCTGGATCACCCACGGCCTGCCCTGCCCAGTCACCGCGGCGGCGCAGTCTGGCTCGACCTCGAAGCACAGCTGACCAACCAGCTCACAGAACTGAGCCGCGCCAACGACGTAACCCTCTTCATGACGCTCCTGGCGGCTTACCAGATCGTGCTCGCCCGGTATTCCGGTGTCGAGGACGTAGTGGTCGGTACGGCGGTCGCCGGTCGCGATCACCCGGATCTCGATCGCGTCGTCGGCATGTTCGTCAACAGCCTGCCGCTGCGCGGAAAGCCCCGGCGCGAGCTCCCGTTCCTCGACTACCTGCACCAGGTACGCCGTACGGTGCTCGACGGCTTCGAGCATTCGGCGATGCCGTTCGACCGGTTGCTCACCACGCTCGACGTACCGCGTGATCCGAGCCGTACGCCGGTCTTCACCAGCATGTTCGTGCTGCAGAACACTCCACCGGGCCGCCCTCGACCTGCCCGGCATCACGGTGGCTCCCGTCGATGCCGCGACCGGGGTCGCCCGGACCGACCTCTCGCTCTACCTCACAGAAGAGGACGGCGGTCTCCATGGCGCGCTGGAGTACAACGGCGACATCCTCGATCGGTCCACCGCGCAACGCCTGACCGGCTACCTCCGCACCCTGCTCACCGCCATCGTGGCTGCACCATCCACGAAGCTCGGTGA
- a CDS encoding non-ribosomal peptide synthetase/MFS transporter, protein MAAPSTKLGELPLSDDAERRQVLQEWNATSSPLPSGLTPDWILRQADLRPESIAVLDDREELTYAELASRSASLAHRLKDLGAGKGTIVALALDRSVRMPVAMLAVLRLGATYLPVDPEYPADRLAYMVEDSGAAVLVTDGFAETFGLPSIDLREPLPPAEAPEATPTGSDPAYIIYTSGSTGRPKGVVIPHSALANLLASFAAEPGLSDQDTVLSVASMSFDMSVKELLLPLTVGATLVIGARRLAADGEALARRISYTGTTYLQATPLSWQLLLETGWTGDLDLIAVCGGEALPPELAVRLHTIVGELWNYYGPTETTVWSTRERITSADVTVGRPISNTSIYVLDDKLQPMPIGAIGELCIGGAGVALGYHGRPALTAERFVTSDFGRIYRTGDLARWRPDGRIEVRGRADGQIKLRGYRIEVGEIETVLLGHPEVTSAAVNILQDRLIAYVVGLADGTADAEVREYLRGTLPDYMLPATFVRLDELPTTPNGKIDRLSLPAPTKPTGTPQQDATPEQAAILKVFSDVLGSEVGIDDGFFDLGGDSLRAVRTVRAIDPGLSVLDLFRYPTARSLAEYLQTKTPADSDVLQKMTKRSAADAELTVIGAPFGGGGAIVYADLAQRMPDNWALYAIQPPGTDYSRPDEALISLPELADRCAERILAEVPGPVMLYGHCVGSALAVAVAQRLERAGKIPESVVLGASFPNTRLPGVLGSMARLAPGRRQSDRMLTDTLRVLGGLGEEPPEAERAFVAKAIRHQADQGELFFTASFTDDAPRLSSPLRVVVGDLDEATRFSSERVHDWDRFGEVVELVGLPGAGHFFHRDPRVAGLLTRPPETDVPKPPKRQANLPGFLTVTAGQFVSLIGAGLSTFALGVWAYQQTGRATALATIAAFAIVPVILTSPLAGAVADRWNRRRVMMACDLVALSAAAMLIILLAVDSLALWHLYVFVTVVAVTSSFRQPAYLAAVAQLVPKRYLGQANGLVGLGTAAALLFSQLLGGVLLLALSLNGVVWIDLATSVVALATLAAVKVPDLGFHVRDEPLLTEIAGGWRYLNERRGLLALAAFFAIANGLGGVVVVVTTPMVLAFGSTATLGLVLAAQGAGLLLGGVLMAIWGGTRQRITGMIAGVGLIGLSSVVIGLRPSAFFPIAGMFGVGFCAALINAHWLALVQVKVPHELLGRVLATILMLARVVMPLGYLAAGPLVDKVFEPPMRAGGGLTRTLGPVFGTGTGRGMAVVVAITGVLLLVWSLLGLASRSLRTVEQQLPDAVED, encoded by the coding sequence GTGGCTGCACCATCCACGAAGCTCGGTGAACTACCGCTGAGCGACGACGCTGAACGCCGACAGGTCCTGCAGGAGTGGAACGCCACGAGCAGTCCGCTACCGAGCGGGCTGACTCCTGACTGGATCCTCCGCCAAGCCGACCTGCGCCCAGAGAGCATCGCAGTACTGGATGATCGCGAGGAGCTCACGTACGCCGAACTGGCGAGCCGATCGGCATCGTTGGCCCACCGCCTGAAGGACTTGGGAGCCGGCAAGGGCACCATCGTCGCGCTCGCCCTCGACCGTTCTGTCCGGATGCCGGTCGCGATGCTCGCCGTACTCCGCTTAGGCGCGACCTATCTCCCAGTCGACCCGGAGTATCCGGCCGACCGGCTGGCCTACATGGTCGAAGACTCCGGTGCCGCCGTGCTGGTGACGGACGGCTTCGCCGAGACCTTCGGCCTACCCTCCATCGATCTGCGCGAACCCCTGCCGCCCGCCGAAGCGCCCGAGGCGACGCCGACCGGAAGCGATCCGGCGTACATCATCTACACCTCCGGATCGACCGGACGGCCCAAGGGCGTCGTGATCCCGCACAGCGCGCTCGCCAACCTACTGGCGTCCTTCGCGGCAGAACCCGGGCTCTCCGATCAGGACACCGTCCTCTCGGTGGCCAGCATGTCCTTCGACATGTCGGTCAAGGAACTGCTGCTTCCGTTGACCGTAGGCGCCACCCTCGTCATCGGTGCCCGGCGCCTCGCGGCCGACGGTGAGGCACTCGCCAGACGGATCAGCTACACCGGAACCACCTATCTGCAAGCGACTCCGCTGAGCTGGCAACTGCTGCTCGAAACCGGCTGGACCGGCGACCTGGACCTGATCGCAGTCTGCGGCGGAGAAGCGTTGCCACCCGAACTGGCTGTCCGGCTCCACACCATCGTCGGCGAACTCTGGAACTACTACGGGCCAACGGAAACCACGGTCTGGTCGACACGTGAGCGCATCACCTCAGCCGATGTGACCGTCGGCCGGCCGATCTCCAACACCTCCATCTACGTGTTGGACGACAAGCTGCAGCCGATGCCGATCGGAGCGATCGGCGAACTGTGCATCGGAGGCGCCGGGGTCGCGCTCGGCTATCACGGCCGGCCCGCACTGACCGCCGAACGGTTCGTGACGAGCGACTTCGGCCGGATCTATCGCACCGGTGACCTGGCCCGCTGGCGACCCGACGGGCGGATCGAGGTCCGCGGCCGGGCCGACGGCCAGATCAAGCTCCGCGGCTACCGGATCGAGGTCGGCGAGATCGAGACCGTCCTGCTCGGGCACCCCGAGGTCACCTCGGCAGCGGTCAACATATTGCAGGACCGCTTGATCGCGTACGTCGTGGGGCTCGCGGACGGGACCGCCGACGCGGAGGTGCGCGAATACCTGCGGGGCACGCTGCCCGATTACATGCTGCCGGCAACCTTCGTCCGGCTGGACGAGCTTCCGACCACCCCGAACGGCAAGATCGACCGGCTCTCGCTGCCGGCACCGACAAAGCCGACCGGAACACCGCAGCAAGACGCGACTCCAGAGCAAGCAGCGATCCTGAAGGTCTTCAGCGACGTGCTCGGCAGCGAGGTCGGGATCGACGACGGCTTCTTCGACCTCGGCGGCGACTCACTGCGCGCAGTACGGACCGTACGGGCGATCGATCCAGGACTGTCTGTACTCGACCTCTTCCGCTATCCCACTGCGCGATCGCTGGCCGAGTACCTGCAGACCAAGACTCCGGCTGACTCCGACGTCCTTCAGAAGATGACCAAGCGAAGCGCTGCCGATGCCGAGCTCACGGTGATCGGTGCACCGTTCGGCGGCGGCGGCGCGATCGTGTACGCCGACCTGGCGCAACGGATGCCGGACAACTGGGCCCTCTACGCGATCCAGCCGCCCGGCACCGACTACTCCCGCCCTGACGAGGCGCTGATCTCCCTACCGGAGTTGGCGGATCGCTGTGCCGAACGGATCCTGGCCGAGGTCCCCGGACCGGTAATGCTCTACGGCCATTGCGTTGGCAGCGCCTTGGCCGTCGCTGTTGCGCAGCGACTCGAGCGGGCCGGCAAGATCCCCGAGTCAGTAGTCCTCGGCGCTTCTTTCCCCAACACCCGGCTTCCCGGCGTACTCGGATCGATGGCGCGGCTGGCACCTGGTCGACGACAGTCCGACCGGATGCTCACCGACACACTCCGAGTCCTCGGCGGTCTGGGCGAAGAACCACCCGAGGCCGAGCGGGCCTTTGTGGCCAAGGCGATTCGACACCAGGCCGATCAGGGCGAGTTGTTCTTCACCGCCTCCTTCACCGACGACGCTCCCAGATTGTCGAGCCCGTTGCGGGTCGTGGTCGGCGACCTCGACGAGGCCACCCGGTTCTCGTCCGAACGCGTCCACGACTGGGACCGCTTCGGCGAGGTCGTCGAGCTGGTCGGGCTGCCTGGTGCCGGACACTTCTTCCACCGCGATCCCCGAGTCGCTGGGCTCCTGACGAGACCACCCGAAACCGACGTACCGAAGCCACCCAAGCGACAAGCGAACCTGCCGGGCTTCTTGACCGTCACTGCCGGCCAGTTCGTGTCGCTGATCGGCGCCGGACTGTCGACCTTCGCACTGGGTGTCTGGGCCTATCAACAGACTGGTCGGGCAACGGCCTTGGCGACGATCGCCGCCTTCGCGATCGTTCCGGTGATTCTCACCTCGCCACTGGCCGGAGCCGTCGCGGACCGCTGGAATCGCCGCCGCGTGATGATGGCCTGCGACCTGGTCGCGCTGTCCGCCGCGGCGATGCTGATCATCTTGCTGGCCGTCGATTCGTTGGCGCTCTGGCATCTGTACGTGTTCGTGACGGTGGTCGCGGTCACCTCCTCGTTCCGGCAACCGGCGTACCTGGCCGCGGTCGCGCAATTGGTGCCGAAGCGCTATCTAGGACAAGCGAACGGTCTGGTCGGATTGGGGACCGCAGCCGCACTCCTGTTCTCCCAGTTGCTGGGCGGCGTTCTCCTGCTGGCGCTCAGCCTCAACGGCGTGGTGTGGATCGACCTCGCCACCTCCGTCGTGGCCTTGGCAACCCTGGCCGCGGTCAAGGTTCCCGATCTCGGCTTCCATGTTCGCGACGAGCCGTTGCTGACCGAGATCGCCGGCGGCTGGCGCTACCTGAACGAACGCCGCGGCCTGCTCGCCCTCGCAGCCTTCTTCGCGATCGCCAACGGACTCGGCGGGGTCGTGGTCGTCGTCACCACACCGATGGTTCTTGCCTTCGGCAGTACTGCGACGCTCGGGCTGGTGCTGGCTGCCCAAGGAGCCGGCCTACTGCTCGGCGGCGTGCTGATGGCGATCTGGGGCGGCACCCGGCAACGGATCACCGGGATGATCGCCGGCGTCGGATTGATCGGTCTGAGTTCCGTGGTGATCGGGCTGCGTCCTTCGGCCTTCTTCCCCATCGCCGGCATGTTCGGCGTCGGCTTCTGCGCCGCGCTGATCAACGCGCACTGGCTCGCGCTGGTCCAGGTGAAGGTGCCGCACGAACTGCTCGGCCGCGTGCTCGCGACGATCCTGATGCTCGCCCGGGTGGTCATGCCACTCGGCTATCTGGCCGCAGGTCCCTTGGTGGACAAGGTATTCGAGCCGCCGATGCGTGCTGGTGGCGGCCTGACCCGGACCCTCGGACCGGTCTTCGGCACCGGGACCGGACGTGGCATGGCCGTGGTGGTCGCGATCACCGGCGTACTGCTGCTGGTGTGGTCGCTCCTCGGCCTCGCCTCCCGCTCCCTTCGCACTGTCGAACAACAACTACCCGATGCAGTGGAGGACTGA
- a CDS encoding DUF6875 domain-containing protein encodes MLTYAGTDSLGLHLYSGSDLPPEGSRHRATVDTILQWASGYLSNPHEELGRNGPVCPFVSASLRKALFRVAVHPGTPDPDEVAEMVLRYKAWFGSLEPTEGAGAQFKTVLIAFPDLDDEAVGAVIDGVQLRLKPSFVADGLMLGQFHQLPPEAGGLWNPDFRPLHAPVALLAIRHMVRSDLPFLVDEPAFVTQYEKLFGTA; translated from the coding sequence ATGTTGACCTACGCCGGCACTGACTCGTTGGGGCTGCACCTGTACTCCGGCAGCGATCTGCCGCCGGAGGGCAGCCGGCACCGGGCTACGGTCGACACCATTCTGCAGTGGGCCAGCGGCTACCTGTCCAACCCGCACGAGGAGCTCGGCCGGAACGGACCGGTCTGCCCGTTCGTCTCGGCCTCGTTGCGCAAGGCTCTCTTCAGGGTTGCGGTCCACCCGGGGACGCCGGATCCGGACGAGGTCGCCGAGATGGTCCTGCGCTACAAGGCGTGGTTCGGCAGCCTCGAACCGACCGAAGGTGCAGGAGCGCAGTTCAAGACGGTACTGATCGCCTTCCCCGATCTCGACGACGAGGCCGTCGGCGCGGTGATCGACGGAGTACAGCTGCGGCTCAAGCCGTCCTTCGTCGCCGATGGGCTGATGCTCGGCCAGTTCCACCAGTTGCCACCCGAGGCGGGCGGCCTGTGGAACCCGGACTTCCGCCCGTTGCACGCACCGGTGGCATTGCTCGCGATCCGGCACATGGTCCGCAGCGACCTGCCCTTCCTGGTCGACGAGCCGGCCTTCGTCACGCAGTACGAGAAGCTCTTCGGTACTGCGTGA